A single window of Marinobacter sp. LA51 DNA harbors:
- a CDS encoding RelA/SpoT family protein: MSAEATVEGLAKELSTYLDTNRINQVRRAYYYAEQAHEGQMRKSGDRYITHPLAVAHILADLRLDHQSLMAAMLHDVIEDTGIPKDALAEQFGDDVAELVDGVSKLTQIEFRSRAEAQAENFQKMTLAMARDIRVILVKLADRLHNMRTLGPMPYEKRQRIATETLDIYAPIANRLGMHSICTELEDLGFSSLYPMRSKYISKAVDKLRGSHREIIEEIRGKLQEKLEERGLPGRILGREKHLNSIYNKMKFKQKSFHEIMDVYAFRIITDTEDDCYRILGAVHSLYKPLPGRFKDYIAMPKANGYQSIHTTLFGMHVNIEIQIRTEEMEHIANNGIAAHWMYKSEPSSVSNANQARVDRWVKGLMEMRERADDSLEFIEHVKVDLFPDEIYVFTPKGKIMELPSGATPVDFAYAIHTDIGNATVACRINRNLSSLSQPLQSGQTVEVITAPGARPNPAWLSFVVTGKARSSIRHVLKHQKRAESLELGKTLLKKSLKGFGTRLADIGDVQVQAVVNHNQVNSLDDLIADIGLGNRMAYLVARQLVTGAESPPIAEVAEEVHGSGEHSPVTIRGTEGLLVRFASCCKPIPGDPVVGMMDSGKGMVIHSDTCSRLPEDDEGRARLTHLKWAKDIADEFSVELRVELERQRGVIAEVANAIAMADGNVERINVEEQNAKFSIVSLVLHVNGRRHLARVMRRVKNIRAVTHIGRVRH; encoded by the coding sequence GTGTCGGCAGAGGCTACGGTTGAGGGTCTGGCGAAAGAGCTCAGTACCTATCTGGATACCAATCGCATCAATCAGGTGCGACGCGCCTACTATTATGCCGAACAGGCCCACGAAGGGCAGATGCGCAAAAGCGGTGACCGCTACATCACCCACCCATTGGCCGTTGCCCATATCCTGGCCGACCTGAGGCTGGACCATCAGAGCCTGATGGCGGCCATGCTCCACGACGTCATCGAAGACACCGGCATTCCCAAGGATGCCCTGGCCGAGCAGTTTGGCGACGATGTGGCCGAGCTGGTCGACGGTGTCAGCAAGCTGACCCAGATTGAATTCCGGTCCCGGGCGGAAGCGCAGGCGGAAAACTTCCAGAAGATGACCCTCGCCATGGCAAGGGACATTCGGGTTATCCTGGTAAAACTGGCCGACCGCCTGCACAACATGCGTACGCTGGGCCCCATGCCCTACGAAAAGCGCCAGCGCATCGCCACCGAAACCCTGGATATCTACGCCCCTATTGCTAATCGCCTCGGTATGCATTCCATTTGTACCGAGCTGGAAGACCTCGGCTTTTCCTCGCTTTATCCCATGCGCTCCAAGTACATCTCCAAGGCTGTCGACAAGCTGCGGGGCAGCCATCGCGAGATCATTGAAGAGATTCGCGGCAAGCTGCAGGAAAAGTTGGAAGAGCGTGGCTTGCCCGGGCGCATCCTGGGTCGCGAGAAACACCTGAACAGCATCTACAACAAGATGAAGTTCAAGCAGAAATCCTTCCATGAAATCATGGACGTGTACGCGTTCCGGATCATTACCGACACCGAAGACGACTGTTACCGCATCCTGGGTGCGGTGCACAGCCTGTACAAGCCGCTGCCGGGCAGGTTCAAAGACTACATCGCCATGCCCAAGGCCAACGGCTATCAGTCTATCCACACCACATTGTTTGGCATGCACGTGAATATCGAGATCCAGATCCGTACCGAGGAGATGGAGCATATTGCCAACAACGGCATCGCCGCCCACTGGATGTACAAAAGCGAACCGAGCAGCGTGTCCAACGCCAATCAGGCCCGGGTAGACCGCTGGGTGAAAGGGCTGATGGAGATGCGCGAGCGCGCCGATGACTCCCTGGAGTTTATCGAGCACGTGAAGGTCGATTTGTTCCCGGACGAGATCTATGTCTTCACTCCCAAGGGCAAGATCATGGAACTGCCCAGCGGTGCCACGCCGGTGGACTTTGCCTACGCCATCCATACCGATATCGGTAACGCTACCGTGGCGTGCCGGATCAACCGGAACCTGAGTTCCTTAAGCCAGCCGCTGCAGAGCGGGCAGACGGTGGAGGTCATCACCGCACCAGGCGCCCGGCCGAACCCTGCCTGGCTCAGCTTCGTGGTAACAGGCAAGGCGCGCAGCAGCATTCGCCACGTGCTCAAGCATCAAAAACGGGCAGAGTCACTGGAGCTGGGCAAGACCCTGTTGAAGAAATCCCTTAAAGGCTTTGGTACCCGGTTGGCGGACATCGGCGATGTGCAGGTTCAGGCCGTCGTCAATCACAATCAGGTCAACAGTCTGGATGACCTGATTGCTGACATTGGTCTGGGTAATCGCATGGCCTACCTGGTGGCGCGGCAGCTGGTGACCGGAGCCGAGTCGCCCCCCATTGCCGAGGTGGCGGAAGAGGTGCATGGCAGCGGCGAGCACAGCCCGGTCACGATTCGTGGTACGGAAGGCCTGCTGGTGCGCTTTGCCAGTTGCTGCAAACCCATACCGGGTGATCCGGTGGTGGGCATGATGGATTCCGGCAAGGGCATGGTGATTCATTCTGACACCTGCTCCCGCTTGCCGGAGGACGATGAAGGCCGGGCCCGACTCACCCACCTCAAGTGGGCCAAGGACATTGCCGACGAGTTCTCGGTCGAGCTTCGGGTTGAGCTGGAGCGCCAACGCGGTGTGATCGCAGAAGTCGCCAACGCCATCGCGATGGCCGATGGCAACGTCGAGCGCATCAACGTGGAAGAGCAGAACGCCAAGTTCAGTATCGTCAGCCTGGTTCTGCATGTGAACGGACGCCGGCACCTGGCCCGGGTCATGCGGCGGGTGAAGAACATCCGGGCCGTGACCCACATCGGGCGGGTCCGTCACTGA
- a CDS encoding RidA family protein, with translation MTNKSVIQTENAPQAIGTYSQAVKAGDTVYLSGQIPLVPETMEVVAGDFAAKTRQVFENLKAVCEAAGGELKDIVKLNIYMTDLENFATVNEIMATYFEEPYPARAAVGVSALPKGVPVEMEAVMVLT, from the coding sequence ATGACCAACAAATCCGTTATCCAGACTGAAAACGCCCCGCAGGCGATTGGTACCTACTCGCAGGCAGTAAAAGCCGGTGACACGGTCTACCTGTCTGGTCAGATTCCGCTGGTGCCGGAAACCATGGAAGTGGTTGCCGGGGATTTTGCCGCCAAGACCCGCCAAGTGTTCGAGAATCTCAAGGCGGTCTGTGAAGCGGCCGGCGGCGAGCTGAAGGACATCGTCAAGCTCAACATCTACATGACGGACCTCGAGAACTTTGCCACCGTCAATGAGATCATGGCGACCTACTTTGAAGAGCCGTATCCGGCCCGCGCTGCCGTTGGTGTTTCAGCGCTGCCCAAAGGGGTGCCGGTTGAGATGGAAGCGGTAATGGTATTGACCTGA
- a CDS encoding NAD-dependent epimerase/dehydratase family protein, which translates to MAMTERTNTPRILVAGCGKLGGAIASLLSDSATVFGLRRNAAQVPAGIQGVKADLMAPESLEKAAPENLDLIVYCLTPASYDEQGYQDAYVNGLSNLLDVVKGQPLARLVFISSTSVYSQDDDSWVDETSPAQPSRFSGEQILAGERTALDSGHPATIVRFSGIYGPTRQRFLDEVIAGRMAPKKPAPFTNRIHEDDAARVVQHLALKALAGESLESLYVASDSEPVRLDEVVEWVQAHTDCASPVDDARTGGRAGSKRCRNQRLLASGFEFRFPDFRAGYRAMIAGR; encoded by the coding sequence ATGGCAATGACTGAACGCACCAACACGCCCCGGATTCTGGTGGCCGGCTGTGGCAAACTTGGGGGCGCCATTGCCAGCCTGCTCAGCGACTCGGCAACCGTGTTTGGATTGCGCCGAAATGCGGCTCAGGTTCCGGCTGGCATCCAGGGTGTAAAAGCCGACCTGATGGCACCGGAGTCCCTCGAAAAAGCGGCTCCGGAAAACCTCGACCTTATCGTCTATTGCCTGACTCCCGCCAGTTACGACGAACAGGGCTATCAGGATGCCTACGTCAACGGGCTCTCAAACCTGCTGGATGTGGTCAAGGGTCAGCCACTGGCACGCCTTGTCTTCATCAGCAGCACCAGCGTCTACTCCCAGGATGATGACAGCTGGGTGGACGAAACCAGCCCGGCACAGCCCAGTCGCTTCAGCGGCGAACAGATTCTGGCGGGTGAGCGCACGGCCCTGGACAGCGGACACCCGGCAACCATCGTGCGGTTCAGCGGTATCTACGGACCCACCCGGCAAAGATTTCTGGACGAGGTTATCGCCGGGCGGATGGCGCCCAAGAAACCCGCGCCCTTCACCAACCGCATCCATGAAGACGACGCCGCCCGAGTGGTTCAACATCTGGCGCTCAAGGCACTGGCTGGCGAGTCACTGGAGTCGCTCTATGTCGCCAGCGACAGCGAACCGGTGCGATTGGATGAGGTGGTGGAATGGGTACAGGCGCACACTGACTGCGCGTCACCGGTCGACGACGCCCGCACCGGTGGACGCGCGGGCAGCAAGCGGTGCCGCAACCAGCGTCTGCTGGCGAGCGGTTTCGAGTTCCGGTTCCCGGACTTCCGGGCCGGCTACCGAGCCATGATCGCCGGGCGATAA
- a CDS encoding hydrogen peroxide-inducible genes activator, translating into MTLTELRYVVTLARERHFGRAAERCHVSQPTLSVAVKKLEDELGIPLFERSKSSIRVTETGQRIIEQAQRVLDQVGVIKDMAQDGKNQLNSALKVGAIYTIGPYLFPHLLPELRRAAPQMPLYIEENYTATLRQKLRQSELDAIIIALPFEEPEVLTLPLYDEPFVVLLPAEHPLAKKDELTAEELAKEQLLLLGPGHCFRDQVLESCPPLVEAVTRRVDVDAPALVTEGSSLETIRHMVASGLGITVLPLSAATAMQYHEDILAVRRFAPPVPFRTVALAWRVTFPRPKAIDMLSLAASQCRVIEKAKTDTPAVAESA; encoded by the coding sequence ATGACTCTCACCGAGTTACGATACGTCGTTACGCTTGCCCGCGAAAGGCATTTTGGCCGTGCGGCCGAGCGCTGCCATGTCAGCCAGCCGACACTCAGTGTGGCCGTTAAGAAGCTCGAAGACGAGCTGGGTATTCCGCTGTTTGAGCGCAGTAAAAGCAGTATCCGGGTCACCGAAACCGGGCAGCGGATCATCGAGCAGGCGCAGCGGGTGCTGGACCAGGTCGGGGTGATCAAGGACATGGCCCAGGACGGTAAAAATCAGCTGAATTCCGCGCTGAAGGTAGGCGCTATCTACACCATCGGTCCCTACCTGTTCCCTCATCTCCTGCCAGAATTGCGGCGCGCGGCACCGCAGATGCCCCTGTACATTGAAGAGAACTACACGGCCACGCTGCGGCAGAAGCTGCGCCAGTCCGAGCTGGACGCCATCATCATAGCGCTGCCGTTCGAAGAGCCCGAAGTGCTGACCCTGCCACTTTACGACGAGCCCTTCGTGGTGCTGCTGCCGGCCGAGCACCCGCTGGCCAAGAAGGATGAGCTGACCGCCGAAGAGCTGGCGAAGGAGCAGTTGCTGTTGCTTGGCCCGGGTCACTGTTTCCGGGATCAGGTGCTGGAATCCTGTCCACCCCTGGTTGAGGCCGTAACCCGACGTGTCGATGTCGACGCGCCGGCGCTGGTGACTGAGGGCAGTTCGCTGGAAACCATTCGTCACATGGTGGCGTCGGGGCTGGGTATCACGGTACTGCCGCTGTCGGCGGCGACGGCCATGCAGTACCACGAAGACATTCTGGCGGTGCGGCGTTTTGCCCCGCCGGTACCCTTCCGCACGGTTGCATTGGCCTGGCGGGTGACTTTCCCGAGGCCCAAGGCCATCGATATGCTATCGCTGGCGGCCAGCCAGTGCCGGGTCATCGAAAAAGCCAAGACGGATACCCCGGCCGTGGCCGAGAGCGCCTGA
- the recG gene encoding ATP-dependent DNA helicase RecG, producing the protein MTSLDDISVTQLKGVGSALAEKLGKLGIASLQDLLFHLPHRYEDRTRVVAMGNLRIGDVAVVEGEVMKADLVMGRRRSLQVTLKDNSGFLVMRFFHFNAAQKNQLTQGARVRCFGEVRPGRAGYEFYHPEYQVDPPPMPAEGQATLTPVYPLTEGIQQPRVRALCQQALGYLQRYPIRDWLPSSLLADYQLPGIGEAVLLVHSPPADAPVLLLMEGRHPAQQRLVMEELLAHQLSLLQVREQIQAREALPLLPTGDLPDQFLDSLPFKLTGAQRHVMTDIRQDLSQPLPMLRLVQGDVGSGKTVVAALAALQAIAAGAQVALMAPTEILAEQHYQNFRGWLEPLGIELAWLSGKVKGKARLQALEAVRSGAATVVIGTHALFQNDVVFDRLALVIVDEQHRFGVHQRLALREKGVGGSLAPHQLIMTATPIPRTLAMSAYADLDTSVIDELPPGRKPIETIVIPDSRREDVIGRVRSACNEGRQAYWVCTLIEESEALQCQAAEVTAQELTERLPDLKVGLVHGRLKAVEKAAMMEQFKNGELDLLVATTVIEVGVDVPNASLIIIENPERLGLAQLHQLRGRVGRGEQASFCVLMYHPPLSNNGKARLQALRDSQDGFVIAEKDLEIRGPGEVLGTRQTGMMQFRLADFERDKGWIEPVREMAPALMGDRQRVDALIRRWLGEKIRYGDV; encoded by the coding sequence ATGACGTCGCTGGATGACATCTCGGTTACCCAGCTCAAGGGCGTAGGCAGCGCCCTGGCCGAAAAGCTGGGCAAGCTGGGAATTGCCTCGCTGCAGGATCTGCTGTTCCATCTGCCGCACAGGTACGAGGACCGCACCCGGGTGGTGGCCATGGGCAACCTCAGGATTGGCGACGTGGCCGTGGTGGAAGGTGAGGTCATGAAGGCCGACCTGGTGATGGGGCGTCGCCGCAGTCTGCAGGTTACCCTCAAGGACAACAGCGGTTTCCTGGTAATGCGGTTTTTCCACTTCAACGCCGCCCAGAAGAACCAGCTGACCCAGGGCGCGCGGGTACGCTGCTTCGGTGAAGTCCGTCCGGGCCGTGCCGGTTACGAGTTCTACCACCCCGAATACCAGGTTGATCCACCGCCGATGCCGGCGGAAGGTCAGGCCACGCTGACGCCGGTCTATCCCCTTACCGAGGGCATTCAGCAGCCTCGAGTGCGGGCACTGTGCCAGCAGGCACTGGGTTATCTGCAGCGTTATCCGATTCGGGACTGGTTGCCATCGTCATTGCTGGCGGATTATCAGTTGCCGGGCATCGGCGAGGCGGTTCTACTGGTGCATTCGCCTCCTGCCGATGCGCCAGTGCTTCTGTTGATGGAAGGCCGGCATCCGGCTCAGCAGCGGCTGGTGATGGAAGAGTTGCTGGCGCATCAGCTCAGCCTGCTGCAGGTGCGGGAGCAAATCCAGGCCCGGGAAGCGCTGCCGCTGTTACCCACCGGCGATTTACCCGATCAATTTCTCGACTCCCTGCCATTTAAGTTGACCGGGGCCCAGCGCCACGTGATGACCGACATTCGTCAGGATCTGAGCCAGCCGCTGCCCATGTTGCGACTGGTCCAGGGCGATGTCGGTTCCGGTAAAACCGTGGTGGCCGCGCTGGCGGCTCTGCAGGCGATTGCCGCGGGTGCCCAGGTGGCGCTGATGGCGCCGACTGAAATCCTTGCTGAACAGCATTACCAGAACTTCCGTGGCTGGCTTGAGCCTCTGGGTATTGAGTTGGCGTGGCTGTCTGGCAAGGTAAAAGGTAAAGCGCGACTGCAGGCGTTGGAAGCAGTCCGGTCGGGAGCGGCTACAGTGGTGATTGGCACCCACGCCCTGTTCCAGAACGACGTGGTATTTGATCGTCTGGCATTGGTCATTGTTGATGAGCAGCACAGATTCGGGGTGCATCAGCGTCTGGCGTTGCGGGAGAAAGGTGTGGGCGGCTCGCTTGCACCACACCAGCTGATTATGACCGCGACCCCCATTCCCAGAACGCTTGCCATGAGCGCCTACGCCGATCTGGATACGTCGGTGATCGACGAACTGCCGCCCGGGCGTAAGCCCATCGAGACCATTGTTATCCCCGATAGCCGTCGGGAAGACGTTATCGGTCGTGTTCGCAGTGCCTGCAACGAGGGGCGCCAGGCCTATTGGGTATGCACCCTGATTGAGGAATCTGAGGCCTTGCAATGCCAGGCGGCGGAAGTGACCGCGCAGGAGTTGACGGAGCGGCTGCCAGATCTCAAGGTGGGCCTGGTCCATGGTCGCCTGAAAGCGGTGGAGAAAGCCGCGATGATGGAACAGTTCAAGAATGGTGAGCTGGATCTGTTGGTGGCGACCACGGTTATTGAGGTTGGCGTCGATGTTCCGAACGCCTCTCTGATCATTATTGAAAACCCTGAACGCCTTGGCCTGGCACAGCTGCATCAGCTACGGGGGCGAGTAGGGCGAGGTGAGCAGGCCAGTTTTTGTGTGTTGATGTACCACCCACCCCTGTCCAATAACGGTAAAGCGAGACTACAGGCGCTGCGGGACAGTCAGGACGGTTTCGTCATTGCCGAAAAGGATCTCGAGATCCGCGGCCCGGGAGAGGTGTTGGGTACCAGACAGACCGGCATGATGCAGTTCCGGCTGGCGGACTTTGAGCGGGACAAGGGTTGGATTGAGCCGGTGCGGGAAATGGCGCCGGCCTTAATGGGCGACCGGCAGCGGGTTGACGCCCTGATCCGGCGATGGCTGGGCGAAAAAATTCGCTACGGCGACGTGTGA
- a CDS encoding HDOD domain-containing protein gives MELPVAVQQALGASASGVSLRNASQANGEELLRMALLSDTAGNLQVICRKHDLIDLEALNKRLSRDFRLMKRREQVRVRERAGLKELPALPSLTGWPTVVDSRVDDMSAVALELEEHDLAMVMPGADFRALTSKAERWSFTTDPQSIEVNLDDSERDREQLHTALKKFTSVRIQQRLEDTLELPPLPETAQRIIHLRVNPNAVMGDLVDIVESDPSLAAQVVSWASSSFYAAAGQVRSVHDAVSRVLGFDLVMNLAMGLSLGRALKQPQDHPEGYVDYWQQAIWQAQSAGVLASMMPRGQRPYFGLAYLAGLLHNFGHLVLGHVFPPHFKLVCRSLEVNPDIDSSVTEHYLLGITREQMAAQLMENWGMPDEVTLAIRFQKNPAYDGDCQVYAKLLWLGRQLLTARGVALGAGEAVPQSFYDELGLDRDAVEAQFDELVSSKDSIMAMAGMMSP, from the coding sequence ATGGAACTACCTGTCGCAGTCCAGCAGGCACTTGGGGCTTCTGCTTCGGGCGTGTCGCTGCGCAACGCAAGCCAGGCGAACGGAGAAGAACTCCTGCGCATGGCTTTGCTGAGCGACACGGCCGGTAACCTCCAGGTGATATGCCGGAAACACGATCTGATCGACCTGGAGGCGCTGAACAAACGTCTGAGTCGCGATTTCCGGCTGATGAAGCGCCGCGAACAGGTACGTGTCCGTGAGCGGGCTGGCTTGAAGGAACTGCCAGCCCTGCCATCTCTCACCGGTTGGCCGACCGTGGTCGACAGCCGGGTTGACGACATGTCGGCTGTCGCCCTGGAGTTAGAGGAACACGATCTCGCGATGGTGATGCCCGGTGCCGACTTTCGGGCGTTGACCAGTAAAGCCGAGCGTTGGAGTTTCACCACAGATCCGCAATCCATCGAGGTTAATCTCGATGACAGCGAGCGGGACCGGGAGCAGCTGCACACTGCACTCAAGAAGTTTACCAGTGTACGCATTCAACAGCGCCTGGAAGACACCCTTGAACTGCCGCCGTTGCCGGAGACCGCGCAGCGCATTATTCACCTGCGGGTGAACCCGAATGCAGTCATGGGCGACCTGGTGGACATCGTTGAAAGCGATCCCAGTCTGGCGGCGCAAGTGGTTAGTTGGGCCTCGTCCTCATTTTACGCGGCCGCAGGGCAGGTTCGTTCAGTCCATGATGCGGTGTCGCGGGTATTGGGCTTCGACCTGGTGATGAACCTGGCCATGGGGCTGTCTCTGGGCCGCGCGCTGAAACAGCCCCAGGATCACCCGGAAGGCTACGTGGATTACTGGCAGCAGGCGATCTGGCAGGCCCAGTCAGCCGGCGTGCTCGCCAGCATGATGCCGAGAGGGCAGCGACCGTATTTTGGTCTGGCCTACCTGGCCGGGTTGCTGCACAACTTTGGTCATCTGGTGCTGGGCCATGTGTTTCCCCCTCACTTCAAGCTGGTGTGTCGCTCGCTGGAGGTAAACCCGGACATTGATTCCTCAGTGACCGAACACTACCTGCTGGGCATTACCCGGGAACAGATGGCGGCCCAGCTGATGGAGAACTGGGGCATGCCCGATGAGGTCACGCTGGCCATCCGTTTCCAGAAGAATCCGGCCTACGATGGCGATTGCCAGGTCTATGCCAAGCTGCTCTGGCTAGGACGTCAGCTGCTGACCGCTCGCGGTGTCGCTCTGGGCGCGGGTGAAGCGGTGCCGCAATCGTTCTATGACGAATTGGGACTGGATCGGGATGCGGTCGAGGCACAATTTGATGAGCTGGTCAGCAGTAAGGACAGCATCATGGCCATGGCCGGGATGATGAGTCCCTGA
- a CDS encoding DUF2489 domain-containing protein encodes MPQWLQWTLIIVGVIAIALLLVFIRRQSNTLSESRLRQEKADAFNQKRREDMISSIQVIAMAVESDQVEYSEACLRLKGLLDHVAPELLEQPPFSVFQDVHEKLKHMPTHQARQDTDTRFVEKLDKERFEVEKAYAEEIKRAATAIRHHPFDAS; translated from the coding sequence ATGCCCCAGTGGCTGCAGTGGACCCTGATTATTGTCGGCGTGATTGCCATCGCCTTGCTGCTGGTATTTATCAGACGCCAGTCCAATACCCTGTCTGAAAGCCGCCTCCGCCAGGAAAAGGCCGATGCGTTCAATCAGAAGCGACGCGAAGATATGATCTCGAGTATTCAGGTGATTGCCATGGCCGTGGAATCGGACCAGGTTGAGTATTCCGAGGCGTGTCTGCGCCTGAAGGGCTTGCTTGATCACGTGGCGCCGGAACTGCTGGAGCAGCCGCCGTTTTCGGTGTTCCAGGACGTGCACGAGAAGCTGAAACACATGCCGACACACCAGGCCCGGCAGGACACCGATACCCGCTTTGTGGAAAAGTTGGACAAGGAGCGGTTTGAGGTGGAAAAGGCTTATGCGGAAGAGATCAAGCGAGCCGCGACCGCCATTCGCCACCACCCGTTCGACGCCAGCTAA